A single genomic interval of Camelina sativa cultivar DH55 chromosome 11, Cs, whole genome shotgun sequence harbors:
- the LOC104722854 gene encoding uncharacterized protein LOC104722854 — MAMMKIPNQYTKIEKEDPNEIIHRRAQFLIHKILQRADTETLRHQQKRNTITIKISSFRVVGIRMKIGKKLRKLRKSCVMANKHGDLMPRFLKSLRRYFFCSSPPRDVSDLQPLFALHV, encoded by the coding sequence atggcAATGATGAAGATTCCAAACCAATACACAAAGATCGAGAAAGAAGATCCTAATGAGATAATTCACAGGAGAGCTCAGTTTCTGATCCACAAGATTCTCCAACGAGCCGATACAGAGACATTAAGACATCAACAGAAGAGAAATACTATTACTATCAAAATATCGTCGTTTAGAGTGGTCGGGATAAGAATGAAGATAgggaagaagctgaggaagcTAAGGAAGAGTTGTGTAATGGCGAACAAGCATGGTGATCTTATGCCACGTTTTCTCAAATCTCTTAGACGTTATTTCTTCTGTTCCTCTCCTCCTCGAGACGTCTCCGACCTTCAACCTCTCTTCGCTCTTCATGTTTAG